In Vespa velutina chromosome 1, iVesVel2.1, whole genome shotgun sequence, the genomic stretch AACAAtgactctctatctcttgaatttttttctttgtttctttatatatcctaacatagaaataatttcaatatttcgtaATCAAACAATGCTCATTGATGATTGAATATTCtgacaagaaaataatgaacttcatacaattaatattgaagaaaaatttatttacctctttctttttttgattttatgcCATAGGTCGAGCAAATCATAGCAGAGTACAAGGCACTAGCCCTACAGTATCATCCTGATAAAAATGCTGGTGACAAGGAAGCCGAGGCAAAATTTCAAAAACTTAAagtatgtatttcttttatccgTACAATAAGCgacgttaaaaaatttttattggccgattttattttcgaccTTATTTTAGAATGCCAAAGAGATTCTATGCGACCCAGAAAAGAGGAGCAACTACGACAAGTGGCGGCATAGCGGTATTTCCATTAGCTACAAGCAGTGGCTTGGCATGAAGGAACACGTTCATCAAGTaagttgaaaagaaataaaaaagaaaagaaaagaaaagagaagaatattcATAGTCCGAGAAATTTAACCTGTTAACCATTAAcgggaataaaattataagagtGAATTTTTCTCGGTTGttgttataacaaaaaaaaaaatttttttttaatttcttcaaaaCTTTGGTTTCATTTTAACTAAAATTAACTTGGCGATTAAGTTAATGTTGTTTCGAAGATCGAACATTGAACTTACGAGACATTTTCACGCATTAAAATACTCGTGGAATTTTAAATATGcggtatatattatttaaataaataataaaataacgtaagtatgattttcttcttttgttattcttttttcttttttatttttttcgaaaataaaaagatgtaaAGCTTATACAAAGATAAGTTTTATGAAAATCTATAGTAAATTATTGAACGTAAAACGTTTGATTGTGTAAAcatttgaagaaaatatagGTAAATAACTTGCTCATGAGCGAGACTTTATGAAGGTACCATGTTTCGAAGTACTTACTTAAATATATGATCAAACGAGACTTCATAAACAACAGTCCCGTAAACTTTTGCATTTTCTCCGAAGTTGAGGCGCgtgtatacatgcatacgtacttGTGGAATAAATCTTGAGTTTGCACTTCCTTTGACTCGATTTACCTTCTCATTATGCGAAATGTGAAcattgtttgaaaataatatactgTGACGGTTTTGCGTGTTGTAAGGAAGCATGCTTTAGAAAGTGTAACAAAGacgtaaaaatatctatagaactttttctttttcttttttttttttcaaaaatctctAAAAGTCTCATAGAAGTCTTATAAGGGTAAATCTGAATGTGAATATGAATGGATCAATAAATGATCATAAGCCGCTAcaacttaattaaaaataatattattttaatgcaaCTTCTTACgtcattatttaaatcataaaatattattataaatcataaaatattatatataagaggaaacaatttatgatatttttaaacgtaCGTCATAGCAGTCCTTTAATGTATGACTACCTTACTACTCTTAACAAAAAGgaagttagaaaaaataaataaagaaaagagggtgaaaaaataatgaatgaattcgCAGTCGATGCATTGGAGTACACCAAAAACGAAGGACCGGATGTTGCCGGATGGAAGTACCGTTGGTGGTGGAGGGGGAGGTGCCGAGGGTTCACCAGGTCATGTAAAAGGTCAGGCCCCGAATGCTCACAGAAGGGCCAGCGAGGGTGGGGCTAACATTTACTATGGTGCTCGGCGTGACATCGAGTGGGACTCGCAGGCTTCGAGCGAGGTCGTCAACAAGTTTCGTAACTATGAGATCTAAAATTTTGAGATCTATAGAAGGACGACGATCGTTTATGGAGGatccttcctttttcgtaTCGCACAGGATCAAGCTCGATCGTTACATAATTCTAAttatctctcttgctctctgtTTGACAATGAAGATGATTCTTtccaacaataacaacaacaatacaTCTATACGTATACAAGGTGttctattttaatcgattaacgttataatcgttgtatgtaaaataatctttaatggTGTTGGAAAGAAgtcgattaattattcttttttttttatattttctaattataatttttcaattgacttcaatcgaaagaaaatcgatttaaatggGACACCCGTAATATACGAGAAAGGAGCGCCGtattacacgtacatacacatagacaaACACACTTAAACGTATACATACCTCCTTGTGCATTTATCGTTCATCACTGTCCAACCAACAGCAGGAAAATGGCTCGGAAGATGATACTAAGGacgtctaattttttttctcctatgtcgagaacaatttatttatattacttttttctttcttttttctcttatctttttacttgtttttttattctctcaggaaaaataatcttgataatttaaatgtccaaaatatattttttttcttccaagaGAATTTGCTCCAGCAAATCGTTTCTTCGAAAAGAATGATTATCGTGAACCCTTGAGggacagaaataaaaaaatattctttgaaggatctctctctctctctctctctctcgctttctttcgctctctctctctttctttctcgttttccctCATTTTTCCtcgctctctcgttctctctcgttctctttgaaGTGAGAGAGATGAGCCATGTCACGAGCTCAAGGAAAATACGAGAGTACAACACCAGTATGGGGTTTATGGTAtttagttattaattttttctgcTCGTCTATTCGACCAAGAACAATTACAAGTGAGAAAAGAATGATCagagaaaacgaaattaatatgtacttatgtataaaaaataagatcgtGAATCTTATTTAACGTTGATTTcgcgttaataaataaacgaatttaatCCTTCTTTCCCCTATGGAAATTTCCTAATAACACGAATAGTTATTAttagcaaaaataaaaaagttgtaTCGAGTTGAAATAAGAGAGCGAGCGATAAAGGTCGATTGGTTGGACAGTGCTTTTGATGTCGTGtcgagagaataaataaataaataaataaataaataaatgaattaataagtaaataaataaaaaaaagagatataaagaaaataaatgaaacgaatgaaaaaagaaaaaaaaagaagaagaattataaagtgtaaaagaaattatcgattCCACGTGCGGGGGAGTCGCGAGATAAGATTAAATTTGTTGTTTCTACGGTAAGGCTCTCACTTCCCAATGGAATACTGAAAGAGTCTTGTCTTCCAAAATAGTATTGTGAAAAGGGGGTGGATATTGCGAGGAagggcaaaaaagaaaaaaaaaagaaataccaacagaaaagaaaagaaaaaaaaaagaatgaaagaaaaagaaacgagatcgTTTTGACGTTCGATAAACGTTCAGttgtacgaaataaaatatgcgACAATGCGCAAATAAGATCTTTGTCctctatcaaaaaaaaaaaaaaaaaaaaaaagaaaaacaaataaatacaagAACGAAAACTCGGAGGATGAATCGAACTTGAGAATTgtatctctattttcttttttttttattcttctttcgtacTCGAGAAAGACCAAACTTTTTAAATCCATTCCATTGTGAAATAGAGCGAAGAAGCGCACTCGTACCTGTATCTAATGTCAAACACAAGCAAAATACTTACATCGTTACTCCTCGTCACTTCCCATttcgaaaaatgttttatccATTTTACAGCTCCCGTCATCattttttgacatttttcgAATTTCACGTTCATCGTtcaatctaataaataaaaaaaaaaaaaaaaaaaaaatgacacaTTTTTGGCTTCATCATTTGATggcttatatattttttttatttgttttttttttgttgtttatttatttattctatcttACGTCATACGCGCACAAACATGAACAGGGTTTTACGTTCTTGTCGTTACGCGATGATATTAGAGTTGttttgagaaaatttttaatggtttatttgaaaattttccaattcattttaatatatattctttttatatgtatatataatatataatacatacaaaaCATGCAGATTACCAACGAcgttattgtaataattaaacaaaatttgcaCCTTTggtttcactctctttctcgctcaattgatcgatcgacagatgttcgtttctttattttaaaattaaaacatgcCTATCTATAGCTGGttcaaataacaatttaatggTCCAGTGGtcaattaatatacatacacatgtgtatcgatgtatatatcttttagtCATTGTTCTAAAAATTTCACTTTACTATCATTACTGCAtacatatcattttcatttttttttttttattaatttctttttactttatttttactccttttttttttgtaatgacATTCGAACTCTCCCGTGTGCAAACTGCATATATCATCAATGTATAATgtcataaaaacaaataagttGTTCGATGAAAAAGCAtagaacgataacgataatagttataataatgataataatagcgacAGCCACTATCgtcattgttattgtcgtaaagataaaaacgtaaTAACGTTAGACCTCAAATTAATTGCAATTGTCGTTAAaagtcatttttcttttgaaaaattcttatccCTTCTCCTCATCTATTATCTGTTCCTGATCCAGAAAGCCCATAAATATGGGTTTTTATTTATGTCTATATGTTTCTTAAAGGACACCAGGACAGCATCATAATGTTGAGATAACAAAGAATTTAAGGACCACGTAGATAGTGTTCGTTCTTATTgacgcgtaaaaaaaaaaagaataaaagagcaAATTGATCgcatagaaattttataaaagatttaagatTGATACaagaggtagaagaagaaaaaggaaaaaacaaagaaattggaagaagaagaaggagaaaaaaagaaagaaagaagaggtagttgataataataattcaaatctaGTATGCAAAAGCTGAAAGTTTCATTGgcattttatcaaataagatCGGCCACACTTTTGCCTGCGTAGTTTTTAAATGAGAAATTCTTGGACCATCCTGTACGTGTATGCGCATATACCTGTATacctatatttttctatcacgGATTCGTCTGTGACTATGTCTACGATGCTTCATTGAgtattatcgtcgttaatatcgtcgactatttattattttctatgtaataTTGATTCATAGTCAGACGTGCTCTCGGAAAAAAACATTGatagatttaatttataaaacaaaaaaacaaaaaaatttaattgaaattaacaaTTATCTTTATGGGTGATAAATCCAATAGGTAACACATATGTTCCTAATTTCTTAAGTTGTTCCTTCCTTTCAAATTTGGACCAAATACAAGTCCGAGTGTTAATAATGTTATGTAAATTctaagaatatatacatatatatatatatatatatatatatatgtatgcatggtgtgtgtgtgtgtgtgtgttcatgAATTTTCCGAGGCACGAGGTTTcgttatgtaaattattatgtaaaaattatgtatTCGTCACGCGCTGGTCGACGTGACGATGTGTACTCGCACCATTAAAGATTCAATaaatgtgtttaattatgaaaatcctatctctctttttgtattataGATCTGTTATACAACTAACATAGTCGATGTTAAAGCATGAacgttttttttgttcatgAGAAGTATCGTATATATTCAATTGTCAATAATAATTGGTTGATAAATAACcgatttaattaagaaagaaaaacaaaaatggaaCATACGATTTTTAACggatatttttccttttttcttttttatcatttacatGCAACCAGAGGCTTcaggtttttatttttttattttaataactcgatgtgaataaaataattatttttacgaagaaaaagtatttgtattacttattatttggaaaaaaaaagaaaagaaacaaattttattattaaaaaaaaataaatattgttgaaAATCATCTTGTgtacaaaaaaacaaaagtttctttatctctttactcTCAAAGGCAAAAGGTCAAGCCGGATGATATTTAAGAGTAAAAAATATgacttttataaaaagaagcaACGATGGCTGTGCCGACTTTAGAAAGGGAGGATAAACTTAGGTCGATTCTTTAAAGGTCGTTAAGAAGTCCTGTCTAGAAGGGCTAACATTCTTCTTATTACTTTAGTTATAATATCTTGGCTGCTCGTTAAAGCCACCTAGGTAATATTTAATgcaaataagataaaaataagatgaatCTGGAAGTGAGATGAAACTGGAAGACGTTTAAGTTGTTATTGAGTATATAGATAAGAATAATCCTGATTATCGTCTTATCGCGTTAGACATCGGTTTACAGTCGACGATGAGtttattctcttattaataaacgaaatcACTTTTCCCAAAGttgattttttcgatttttaacaACCATTTGAAATTGTTCAGTAGTAAAATTGTCTTGATTTTAATCAATCTagacaataaataattgatattgaatttcatcgttctttttaccgataaaaatttaaaatatttaatacttcaAATATATTGGTGATATCGATTCAActacttaaaataaaaaaaaaagataaaaaatttggaCGAAGCCAATTGACAGACTACTActattttataatagataacGCGTTTCACATGAGATTATTATCTTATCATATGAAAATTTCCAAAAAGAGGACGATAACGTATTTTTCTACGATAacgtatatttatactatCTATTTTCTTGATAATTGATCGCGGCAGCTGTCATCTTAACGACCTTCATTAAGAAAATTGATTCTGCATTACGACGATTGCAGAACGAACctaaacgattaaatattttccaacCTATCCTTTGTTATACATAGAAGAGGATATTTCTCAGGAAATTTTCTCGGAAATGTTCATATTGCCAGTAGCAAGaggaaaaacatttaattcattttttaaggaatcgaggaaaaaataaactaaactGTCGAGAGTATTGAATCACTCGAGCAACTTCATAAATTACTTttctagaaaaattatttcttttaataatataccaTCTTAATTTTTTAGATTTCTGTGAgtgttcaataaaaattttttttcataaaaattcaggagaattaaaaaaaggaaatcaaaaatagataattagaTTGGTATGAAAAGAATCAGTACGGCCTACCGATAGAATTGCGTCCAATTTGTCGgataaattagaatatattgaGTTTACGAGTTACGTTTCAACgttaaaagaaagtaatagagagagagagagcaagagaacgagagaaaaagagagagagagagaaaaaaaaatgggagagaaagagagagagagagagagagagagagaaaacaggagagaaagagaaagagagagagagagagagaacgagaaaagaaaaacaacaaaataaataaaaacgggagaaagggaaaagttgTTTGGTGTTACCCGCGTCTCGTTGACTCAAAATAATTGAACTTGTTGGCGGGCTGTCCCATTGGGGGAAAAGAGATTTACAAATAGAAGGCGACCGTTTGATAAACGATCGAAATTGTTGAGAATCTTTCGAAGCGCGAAACGTGAATGCCTCGCCCCAATTCCCAATCATCTGCCGACAGACTGAGTTCCACTATTGGAAAACATCATTCGTCGTGTACGACCTACCGCAAGAATTTCtacgaaatatatttgtatagaaATGTTCAACTCAGAGAGATATCTCTCCTAGAGGTCAAAGACGATGAGAATCGCATTGAGAATCGTAATCTAAAGATACAAAATTCTTTTGAGTATCTTTCGCGAGATCAATATTACAATACTTAcctctccttttatttctattgaatatctcgatattcaataaaaattattatctcaaGAATTTGAAATacgcagagaaagagaaagagagagatacagagagagagagagagagagagagagagagagagagaaaacgggagagaaagagaaagagaaagagagagagagagagagagagagagagagagataatacaGGTACTTATTAAGTTCACATAACtgttataattatgaattaatttataggGTAATTAAGATGACTATAGATCACTACGATAACAAGCAAGGATTATACCAATTAATGAAGATATTAAGAAAGTAACTTAAGCGAATGATTTAgggaataatttgaaattagtTTGATATAGTTACTACTGTTGTTTTTATCAGATTTTGAAAAGTGAGCGTTAACGCTCAGATTTTCGAAGGATATTAAGTTTCATCGTAATCAACGAAAGAAATTCTGatgaaaaaatgtatactcaaattttatatattaaagttttatatattaaagttcTTAACTACGAAATCAATTAACCGATCcacgaaaatgaaattgacaTATTCTGGTCTTGACCAACTCGAATGCTTTGATTTACGAAGGGATCAACTTCGTACCAGTCGTCCTTAAAGGGTATAGCGCGAAATCTGTAATGGTTTTCTGGGTGGAAATTTGATTCctttcgatcgaaattaaaaaatgcatttttagctgcttcgtcgtcgtcgtcccaaataaatatttgtcctgctgaaaaattcatcgaatttttaactaaataaataaaaaatattcgtcgtCACGTTCATCCTAgaaatatcgttaatttttgACAAATATTCTATAAGACATCTTCAGAAGAGGAAACGAGGagtgttactattattattatgtaatactaatataattatcatacgtatatatatatatattttttctttttttttcagtaagGGAATTTGTCAAACTTGCATTCAAAAGATATAAcaatacgaatgaaaatatccACATGAAACAATTATTGTATtagataattaacaattatgatatacatatatgatcaGGCAAGTAACAATAGAATTTCGTGGACCTTTCCTTTGTGTGTTCAATCAAAGGAGACTGTCGTATTACAAAGTTATCATCTGACAAAATGATCAGTATTATATAGGTACATAATATCTCGAAAGCTTCTCTCTAAGGAACACcgaataataatttcctttGTCTAAAACGCTTGCATTAGACTTTGATATCTCAAAGTAGCTACATAAAGAtacttttcgttattaataaaaatagaacgatATCTTCTAAGCATTTGCCTTTTAACAAACTTGTTAAAAAAGCTTCGCTTTATTTTCTCAATTTATCCGTTCATTCATCCGTGTTATGTTCATATCAGAGAAGTACCGAAAGATCGACGTTGGTTCGTTACCTGTCTTCCACGTGTTACCGTTCGATGACAAAAGAACTTCCTGTACCCTTAAGATTCTCTAGCAATTTCTCCGTGAAAGGACCAGAATAACGAGCTTTGATTTTATTACCTGACTCCATCGTCCTTCTCTTGTTACGAGTGTAACATGAAATTAGTGATACCATAATATTTGAGTTATGAATATAAGGTTCCTTAGACCAATAGacaatgataaagagaaagagagagagctagcGAGTGTCTCAGAAAGCTAATATAATCGGTCTTGTAGCGTATGGTAGTTACCAATGCACAACTAGGACTCCCTTTAGACGCCATTATCCTGAATGCACTTTGCTTCCatatctcctttctcttctcagACTCTATCTTGAGCAGAAGCTGGCAGCCATGAAGCTACTGGCTGCGTTCAACAGATAACACGCTATTGGCGTGAGCTCTCAATTTTCGACGACGAtgcttcttttatcttcatttttctctctttctctctctctctccctctctctcttcctctacttctctgtctttttcttcatccgtAACGTAAATAGGTACATACTTTCTGGATAAAACGTGAACCATAAAATATGATCAATTGCAAGttgattgtttaaaaatttccatttattgaagaatttagaggtaattatgataatttataaaagctGGTCCGTCAATTATGTAAATagaagtatgtatataataattaattagatatataattataaaaaaatgaatggatatttaatagatttaatgtatatatctatataaagtaatagatgatatattaaaataaaaaaataaataaattatgtagGCTAGTTAGAAACATATAGCCTAATCTACACTCTGACTCTGAAgctttaataaacaaatactaTTCTCACGAATAAGCATATTCTATTATACAGGAAATTATTGATCAGATGAGATTCGTGAGAGTAGGTCTTCGTTGTTCACGACGCTCGTCGTTATCGATAAACCAGTTCATGTCATCGAATTACGCTCAACACGAAATAATGCATTATAGTCGTAATATGAAACTATATTACGCATTTATTTGCTTCGTCTTCATTTGAGAAATTggttttttttacgtttacaTTTGGTAACAACGGTGAATAAAGtcgaatttatttcttgttttatttgcTTATGATAGTATGTGAGTTAATTTCGAAACAATGCTTTCATCCAAACAACTGTATATTCGCTTAAATATCATTCGAATCATTATTGCAATAACATCagtaaataattcaatgtttgtataattgtaataattaaacgtttgtctcgatttatttttcagaaaACGTTAAAAGTGTAAAATCGAAACGAGTGACTTTTAATATCCACGAGCactcaataatttttctttttttttttctagtccgtagcatattcttttttatttgttttttcgtttcttcctttcacgAAGCTATGacattttttctcattcatagattttatatattcttataatctgtaaattaatatcatcgtaAATACGTGACGTGGCTAGTTCGTTTTCATTAACCCGCTTGCCTCGGCGTTATTCATCGAAAATTGTTAATGGATACGTAGAAGTAGGCAAGTTATTTACAGCCtcaattatcgataaataaattagttaTATCGTATCAAGCTACAGGCTAGGCTTAACATAACGACAATTTATATGTCATAGTTTAATATTCCTTTAAAAAGTGGAATTCGAAAatgaattcatataaataataaactgaaaatttgtcaatttttttgaatatatgcataaatgaatattgtttttctttttaattgcttgtgtacattcatatatatagatattacttcatttgaaagaaatatataattgtgaaTATTTTATCTACCTAGAACCATGCATCTTTTTTCCCTAACGTTTGCTTCTAACttcaataaacaaaaataaaaaaaagatcacgACTTGTTACAGTTGCTTAAATCTTCagagattttaaaaaatatatctcataaactaattctttcatttatattgttttttatttaaaaaacggCACGAGGAGTCAATttcatcaaataaaaaataatgtaggatatcattaaaaaaacagTATCGATGATTTCAATAtctgataaaaagaa encodes the following:
- the LOC124948801 gene encoding J domain-containing protein, with the protein product MSVDDVINYKPDEDEDLYALLSCDESATVEQIIAEYKALALQYHPDKNAGDKEAEAKFQKLKNAKEILCDPEKRSNYDKWRHSGISISYKQWLGMKEHVHQSMHWSTPKTKDRMLPDGSTVGGGGGGAEGSPGHVKGQAPNAHRRASEGGANIYYGARRDIEWDSQASSEVVNKFRNYEI